A portion of the Actinomycetota bacterium genome contains these proteins:
- a CDS encoding translation initiation factor IF-2 N-terminal domain-containing protein, protein MAGKRVHQLAKELGISSKELLEVLHAMGEDIQNPLSSISEGVEKEAVKRLAKPRAEKPRKKAAAKEKPDHKAETAPPEAKKAA, encoded by the coding sequence ATGGCGGGAAAGAGAGTCCACCAGCTGGCCAAGGAACTGGGGATCTCCAGCAAGGAGTTGTTGGAGGTTCTGCACGCCATGGGCGAGGACATCCAGAACCCCCTCTCATCGATCAGCGAGGGAGTAGAGAAAGAAGCGGTCAAGCGGCTGGCCAAGCCGAGGGCGGAAAAGCCCAGAAAGAAAGCGGCGGCCAAGGAGAAACCGGACCATAAAGCGGAAACAGCGCCTCCGGAGGCGAAGAAGGCCGCA